In Littorina saxatilis isolate snail1 linkage group LG8, US_GU_Lsax_2.0, whole genome shotgun sequence, a single genomic region encodes these proteins:
- the LOC138972591 gene encoding galactoside alpha-(1,2)-fucosyltransferase 2-like yields MGRHCINKLFWVVTVACLLVGIYLLQSKVPSVLQPLLLSQPPYQTPPPPRQPPAPPRPSSSLEASSQVAHSSDNTKRLLCHWFTARLGNELFQFASTLGLALTLNRTPVFFGSHHLPNVLKTFNQISANSSTFVNRCQKAATVREVSFCKFDDKFTHLYPGHDFTIGTYLVSYKYFEHHELEIRKALTFTDKIRNESSHVVHVLRQKHNTSTLIGVHVRRGDMTSERNIKLGYPQVSPDYLNRSMAFFRSRYPDCVFVVGSNSLQWCKDNVPGGYHVHYLTGHSPAVDMSILSSMDHTIITFWSFSWWVGFLNPGTTVYMKDFIINGTSIGDQFNPGGRDFIYPGWIPL; encoded by the coding sequence AGCTGTTTTGGGTTGTGACTGTGGCTTGTCTTCTCGTCGGCATATATCTGCTTCAGTCCAAGGTCCCTTCTGTTTTGCAACCATTGTTACTTTCGCAACCGCCGTaccaaacaccaccaccaccacggcAACCACCAGCACCACCACGACCATCATCATCGTTGGAGGCGTCATCACAGGTGGCACACTCTTCTGACAACACTAAAAGACTTCTCTGTCACTGGTTCACGGCTCGTCTTGGCAACGAACTCTTTCAATTCGCCAGCACTTTAGGCTTGGCCTTGACCCTCAACAGAACACCTGTCTTCTTTGGAAGCCATCATCTACCCAACGTGCTGAAAACCTTTAACCAAATCTCAGCAAATTCGTCCACGTTTGTAAACCGCTGCCAGAAGGCAGCAACTGTTCGTGAAGTATCTTTCTGCAAGTTTGATGACAAGTTCACCCACTTGTATCCGGGCCATGACTTTACAATTGGAACATATCTCGTATCTTACAAATACTTCGAACATCACGAACTAGAGATCCGCAAAGCTTTGACCTTTACTGACAAGATTCGCAACGAGTCTTCACACGTGGTGCATGTACTCAGACAGAAGCACAACACCTCCACTCTGATAGGCGTGCACGTGCGTCGCGGTGACATGACTAGCGAGCGCAACATAAAACTCGGCTACCCCCAGGTGTCACCAGACTACCTCAACAGATCTATGGCGTTCTTCCGCAGCCGCTACCCTGACTGTGTCTTCGTGGTGGGCAGCAACAGCCTGCAGTGGTGCAAGGACAACGTTCCTGGCGGTTACCACGTGCATTACTTGACAGGACATTCCCCGGCCGTGGACATGAGTATCTTGTCTTCCATGGACCACACTATCATCACCTTCTGGAGTTTTTCTTGGTGGGTAGGGTTTTTAAATCCTGGCACCACCGTGTACATGAAGGATTTCATTATCAACGGAACATCAATCGGAGACCAGTTTAATCCGGGTGGCAGAGACTTTATTTACCCAGGATGGATACCTTTATGA